From the genome of Mycobacterium dioxanotrophicus, one region includes:
- a CDS encoding TetR/AcrR family transcriptional regulator has product MPRQVDHDERRRQIAEAVWRLAIRGGLEQVTLRRAAAEAGVSPRLLQYYFGTRDQLLLGALEILNAEAEQQAKDRMASLGAAPSTRAIVRGVLLEMLPLDAQRHDRHVVYAAYFVRFLVEPALAAVARVAPPELANLVADLITRAQEVGAVPQHIDAAAEGAFLVAGAEGLQAQVLLGQWTSEEAVAVIDRQLTRIFAAE; this is encoded by the coding sequence ATGCCGCGGCAGGTGGATCATGATGAACGGCGCCGCCAAATCGCCGAGGCTGTCTGGCGTTTGGCTATCCGCGGTGGACTAGAGCAGGTCACATTGCGACGAGCGGCCGCCGAGGCGGGAGTCTCCCCCCGGCTTCTGCAGTACTACTTCGGCACAAGGGACCAGTTGTTGCTCGGTGCGCTGGAAATCTTGAATGCCGAGGCCGAACAACAGGCCAAAGACCGCATGGCCAGCCTTGGCGCGGCACCGAGCACGCGCGCGATTGTGCGCGGTGTCCTGCTCGAGATGCTCCCACTGGACGCGCAGCGCCACGACCGGCATGTGGTCTATGCGGCCTACTTCGTCCGCTTTCTGGTCGAACCAGCCCTTGCCGCAGTCGCGCGCGTTGCACCACCGGAGCTTGCGAATCTGGTGGCCGACTTGATCACTCGCGCACAGGAAGTCGGCGCGGTACCGCAACACATCGACGCTGCCGCCGAAGGCGCCTTCCTCGTCGCCGGAGCCGAAGGACTGCAGGCCCAGGTCTTGCTCGGCCAGTGGACATCAGAGGAAGCAGTCGCCGTCATCGATCGACAGCTCACGCGCATCTTCGCAGCGGAATGA
- a CDS encoding VOC family protein: MDPGSAIEFLTGAFGFELHFKTEADDSSVEHAQLSVGTDLIFLGREHGNNPYSMHSPLILHGTTHALCVWVADHALDEHQSRAESAGATILSRIHDSLA; the protein is encoded by the coding sequence GTGGATCCTGGATCGGCGATCGAGTTTCTCACGGGCGCATTCGGATTCGAATTGCACTTTAAAACCGAAGCCGACGACAGTTCCGTGGAGCACGCGCAACTCAGCGTGGGCACGGATCTGATCTTCCTTGGTCGAGAGCATGGCAACAATCCATACAGCATGCATAGCCCGCTGATACTGCACGGCACCACGCACGCACTGTGTGTTTGGGTGGCGGACCACGCACTCGACGAGCATCAGTCCCGCGCCGAGTCGGCTGGCGCCACGATCCTGAGCCGAATACATGATTCGCTGGCTTGA
- a CDS encoding MFS transporter, giving the protein MTPPCDKDAPRASARISWPVMVPLLVGILAQSLAVSMINTALPKLAHDLGIAPADQSWVVNIYPLAVGAAIVPAARWGDRSGRRRALVAGMTVFALLSAVAPVLPAPGLLAARLGLGIAGALILANVVSTIGAVFKGHARTMANGLWVAVFGAANTIGPLVGGYLTDHWGWQWVFWICVPIAAIGALLTRATVPNTRASVRPAWHPGWVMVAALGLGVTVYGVQRLPFVPVVGAVVGLAGAVVLTVFLRAQRRLRDPLLRVDLFGDRGFSAAVATIVVSAGVTLGAIYLTSLHLQNDRGWSASATGLVLLWQAIATTIGGIVAPTLARIDRRGLVLPAALILQAAGLAWAARDPAAIGPALLLIGAGFGVIGTLGTTALFVAAPADAVSQVGVVQEVAFALGSGLGIAVLAALAASSGYSGSLAAAAVGVTVTAVVVAQIGNPLAPVSST; this is encoded by the coding sequence GTGACCCCACCGTGCGATAAGGATGCGCCGCGGGCCAGTGCGCGGATCTCGTGGCCCGTGATGGTCCCGCTGCTTGTGGGGATCCTCGCGCAGAGTCTCGCGGTGAGCATGATCAACACCGCCCTGCCGAAGCTGGCCCACGATCTCGGGATCGCTCCGGCGGACCAGTCGTGGGTCGTCAACATTTACCCGCTCGCCGTGGGAGCTGCGATCGTGCCGGCCGCGCGGTGGGGTGACCGCTCCGGCCGCCGCCGCGCCCTGGTCGCTGGCATGACTGTCTTCGCGCTGCTCAGCGCGGTGGCCCCGGTACTGCCTGCCCCCGGACTGCTCGCAGCACGACTCGGCCTCGGCATCGCCGGCGCGCTCATCCTGGCGAACGTGGTGTCCACCATCGGCGCTGTGTTCAAGGGTCACGCCCGGACGATGGCGAACGGCCTTTGGGTTGCCGTGTTCGGTGCCGCCAACACGATTGGCCCGCTCGTCGGTGGCTACCTCACCGATCACTGGGGCTGGCAGTGGGTGTTCTGGATCTGCGTACCGATCGCGGCGATCGGCGCGCTCCTCACCCGGGCGACAGTGCCGAACACGCGGGCCTCGGTGCGGCCGGCGTGGCATCCGGGGTGGGTGATGGTCGCGGCGCTCGGGCTCGGCGTCACGGTATACGGCGTGCAACGCCTGCCGTTCGTACCGGTTGTCGGCGCCGTCGTCGGACTGGCCGGTGCGGTAGTTCTGACCGTGTTCCTGCGGGCCCAGCGACGGCTGCGGGATCCACTGCTGCGGGTGGACCTGTTCGGTGACCGGGGTTTCTCGGCGGCGGTGGCGACGATCGTCGTTTCGGCCGGGGTCACCCTCGGAGCGATCTATCTGACCAGCCTGCATCTGCAGAACGATCGGGGATGGTCGGCGTCGGCGACCGGCCTGGTACTGCTCTGGCAGGCGATCGCCACCACGATCGGCGGCATCGTGGCGCCCACGCTGGCCCGGATCGACCGCCGCGGCCTGGTCCTACCGGCGGCGCTGATCCTGCAGGCGGCCGGGCTGGCCTGGGCGGCAAGGGATCCGGCGGCGATCGGCCCGGCCCTGCTGCTGATCGGCGCGGGCTTCGGCGTCATCGGCACGCTCGGCACCACGGCGCTGTTCGTGGCAGCTCCCGCCGACGCGGTGTCCCAGGTGGGCGTGGTGCAAGAGGTGGCATTCGCGCTCGGCTCTGGCCTCGGCATCGCGGTGCTGGCGGCCCTCGCCGCATCGTCGGGTTACTCCGGTTCGCTGGCTGCCGCGGCTGTTGGGGTGACGGTGACGGCCGTGGTCGTCGCCCAGATCGGCAATCCGCTGGCTCCGGTCTCCAGCACCTGA
- a CDS encoding methyltransferase family protein: protein MQRSKAAALSAGFFVVAPGTVVGLIPWLITHWQFQRPLPGWAVMRVIGGLLIAAGLVPPVSAFAEFVKAGGTPIPVAPTDRLVVSGFNRYVRNPMYVGLLLVIIGQALLFGNVRLLMYAVAAWVAPAAFVRWYEEPTLARQFGDEYEAYRRAVPAWLPRLRPWEPPRR from the coding sequence ATGCAAAGATCAAAAGCTGCAGCACTGAGCGCGGGATTCTTCGTGGTCGCCCCCGGCACGGTGGTCGGACTGATCCCATGGCTGATCACCCATTGGCAGTTTCAGCGTCCGCTACCGGGCTGGGCGGTAATGCGCGTCATCGGCGGACTTCTGATCGCCGCGGGCCTCGTCCCGCCGGTTTCGGCCTTCGCGGAGTTCGTCAAGGCCGGTGGCACCCCGATCCCGGTCGCGCCGACCGATCGTCTGGTCGTCTCCGGATTCAATCGCTACGTGCGTAACCCGATGTATGTCGGGCTGTTGCTGGTGATCATCGGACAGGCGTTGCTGTTCGGAAACGTGCGGCTACTGATGTATGCGGTAGCGGCGTGGGTGGCTCCTGCAGCGTTTGTCCGGTGGTATGAAGAGCCAACTCTCGCACGGCAATTCGGAGACGAGTATGAGGCGTACCGACGTGCGGTCCCGGCCTGGCTGCCGCGGCTACGCCCGTGGGAACCGCCACGTCGATAA
- a CDS encoding DedA family protein, whose protein sequence is MTVDSILESIPPLAVYLVIGLIIGLESLGIPLPGEIALVSAAVLASRHSLDISPVWVGAAATIGAIVGDSIGYSIGRRYGMGLFERLGKRFPKHFGPGHVALAKKLFARWGAWAVFFGRFIALLRILAGPLAGALRMRYSHFLAANASGAICWAGGTTAVVYYLGLAAEKWLARFSWVALVVAIIGGIGLTLLLKERTRNLIAQLEDEHDWETLRRHDGI, encoded by the coding sequence GTGACGGTCGACTCGATACTGGAATCCATCCCACCGCTGGCGGTGTACCTCGTCATCGGCCTGATCATCGGCCTGGAGAGCCTGGGCATCCCGTTGCCAGGCGAAATCGCGCTGGTGAGCGCGGCGGTGCTGGCCTCTCGGCACAGTCTCGACATCAGTCCGGTGTGGGTGGGGGCGGCGGCCACCATCGGAGCCATTGTCGGCGACTCCATCGGCTACTCGATCGGCCGGCGCTACGGCATGGGGCTGTTCGAGCGCCTCGGTAAACGCTTCCCCAAGCACTTCGGTCCCGGCCATGTCGCACTGGCCAAGAAACTCTTCGCCCGCTGGGGCGCGTGGGCGGTGTTCTTCGGGCGCTTCATCGCGCTGCTGCGGATTCTGGCCGGCCCGTTGGCCGGCGCACTGCGTATGCGCTATAGCCACTTCCTGGCCGCGAACGCGTCCGGTGCCATCTGCTGGGCCGGCGGCACCACCGCGGTGGTCTACTACCTCGGACTGGCCGCCGAGAAATGGCTGGCGCGATTCTCCTGGGTGGCACTGGTTGTCGCGATCATCGGCGGCATCGGCCTGACTCTGCTGCTCAAGGAGCGCACCCGCAACCTGATTGCGCAGCTCGAGGACGAACACGACTGGGAAACCCTGCGCCGGCACGACGGAATTTGA
- a CDS encoding DUF2934 domain-containing protein yields the protein MAAKETLTDAGTAKPATRRAPSKRTAAQENKPARAKKPAAGRATVKAKLPNLTHEMIAERAYHISRSEIRGTDEENWHRAEAELRQGS from the coding sequence ATGGCAGCGAAAGAGACCTTGACCGACGCGGGGACGGCGAAGCCGGCCACCCGCCGCGCACCTTCGAAGAGGACTGCGGCGCAGGAGAACAAGCCGGCGAGAGCGAAGAAGCCGGCCGCCGGCAGGGCGACGGTGAAGGCCAAATTGCCAAACTTGACCCACGAGATGATTGCCGAACGCGCCTACCACATCTCACGTTCGGAAATCCGTGGGACAGATGAGGAGAATTGGCACCGGGCAGAGGCCGAGTTGCGACAGGGCTCGTAG
- a CDS encoding amidase: MSATCSEPWQLSGVELRDAYQNRTLKVSEVIQSVLDRIADTVDPSNALVLQLADSALGSAARADLILSDLTQVPFGFGMPVTVKDISATAGIRTTRGSLPMRLNVPDRDAVAVERLRRAGAIIIGKTNTSEDAWKAEAGNRLFGPTYNPWIPTATAGGSSGGAAAAVAWGYGPIATATDGLGSIRIPASFCHVVGFKPTLGRIPYVPVSADFLAHFGPCARTVADAGAFVELLAGHDSRDPVSWSGDTSANSDSEHLRVGVISSVDGLHAEPATADAFEEFVTELQRWGHHIRRVVLPDGPTRIAGLLSTAFAAAGYRGWSDELLAELDPDYRALIALGGTLTGPEVAVALETRLILRAQIQEVFDDCDVVVSPTVAALPFTPGAYGPAGWDTDVSQFHQWCGFTSVWNVAGNPAVSVPWSLTPGGPVGMQIIGPDRHDDVALRLAGQVEVRRPWRADYSQLDACNSPARTPPTAI, translated from the coding sequence ATGTCTGCAACGTGTTCCGAGCCGTGGCAATTGTCCGGTGTCGAACTCCGAGACGCTTACCAGAACCGGACCCTCAAGGTCAGCGAGGTCATTCAGTCGGTACTGGACCGGATCGCCGATACGGTCGACCCGAGCAACGCCCTCGTGCTCCAACTCGCAGACAGCGCGCTGGGTTCGGCGGCTCGCGCCGATCTCATACTCAGCGATCTCACGCAGGTACCGTTCGGCTTCGGGATGCCGGTGACTGTGAAAGACATTTCGGCGACCGCTGGCATCCGCACGACGCGCGGTTCTTTGCCGATGCGGCTGAACGTGCCGGATCGGGATGCCGTCGCCGTGGAGCGTCTGAGACGCGCCGGTGCCATCATTATCGGCAAGACAAATACTTCGGAAGACGCCTGGAAGGCTGAGGCCGGGAATCGTCTGTTCGGTCCGACCTACAACCCATGGATTCCTACGGCCACCGCAGGGGGGTCCAGCGGCGGTGCAGCGGCGGCGGTGGCGTGGGGTTACGGCCCGATCGCGACCGCCACTGACGGCCTGGGCTCAATCAGAATCCCGGCGTCGTTCTGCCACGTCGTCGGATTCAAGCCGACACTGGGCCGGATCCCCTACGTTCCGGTGAGCGCTGACTTTCTGGCACATTTCGGGCCCTGCGCCCGGACCGTCGCCGACGCAGGAGCCTTTGTTGAACTCCTCGCCGGTCACGATTCGCGGGACCCGGTCTCGTGGTCGGGCGATACTTCAGCCAACTCCGATTCCGAGCACCTGCGGGTTGGCGTGATCAGTAGTGTCGATGGCTTGCATGCCGAGCCGGCCACCGCCGACGCCTTCGAGGAGTTCGTCACCGAGTTGCAACGGTGGGGACACCACATCCGCCGTGTCGTTCTTCCGGATGGACCGACCAGGATCGCAGGATTGCTGTCCACTGCCTTCGCCGCGGCAGGGTACCGCGGCTGGAGTGACGAGCTGCTCGCCGAACTCGACCCGGATTACCGCGCGCTGATCGCTTTGGGCGGCACGCTGACAGGACCCGAGGTCGCTGTGGCGCTCGAGACCCGACTGATCTTGCGAGCCCAGATCCAGGAGGTTTTCGACGATTGCGATGTTGTCGTCAGTCCTACGGTGGCCGCGTTGCCGTTCACGCCCGGCGCGTACGGACCCGCGGGCTGGGACACCGACGTCTCTCAATTTCATCAGTGGTGTGGCTTCACTTCGGTGTGGAACGTCGCCGGGAATCCGGCGGTTTCGGTGCCCTGGTCACTCACTCCTGGTGGACCAGTCGGTATGCAGATCATCGGTCCGGATCGCCACGACGACGTAGCGCTCAGGCTTGCTGGGCAGGTGGAGGTTCGGCGGCCATGGCGGGCCGATTACTCCCAGCTAGACGCCTGCAATTCGCCTGCCAGGACGCCACCTACTGCGATCTGA
- the pdxR gene encoding MocR-like pyridoxine biosynthesis transcription factor PdxR, whose amino-acid sequence MASPEPVKVQILSQVKEAIASGMLRAGTPMPSSRALARSLAVSRSTVVECYLELEGEGFVDSVHGAGTFVADRGSEDPALRSDKPDTLSASPQEPLDLRPGDLDPALLASSAWRGMWRAARPSSAPPPTAGLFELRDEIAGYLGSARGLACDAQEIVLCAGTGEAIVLLTLAFGWAGNAPVAVEDPGYHPVRRALEAAGASWTPFNASDPDRYVDHLRAVSPTPAAVYLTPSHQYPLGYRLSYDSRLELLDWSATTGAILLEDDYDGEFRFGVPPISSVAAMAPNANCIYVGTVSKALDPGLRVTYLRVPPHLLPRVLEVRAAIGATVSAPCQWALHELLRTGGLTRHVARVRKVYRDRRKALVDALEALPSHPQIQGADAGLHLVLPLPQSMSAATVARQARRRGVLIADLDEFRTVPDPSNPILALGYSKANPSEIRRAVRVLAELPAFQPGQRQPSF is encoded by the coding sequence ATGGCGAGCCCCGAGCCGGTGAAGGTTCAGATTCTGAGTCAAGTCAAGGAGGCCATTGCTAGCGGGATGCTGCGTGCGGGTACGCCGATGCCGTCCAGTCGCGCTCTGGCCCGCAGCCTCGCCGTATCGCGCAGCACAGTCGTCGAGTGCTACCTCGAGCTGGAAGGTGAAGGTTTCGTCGACAGCGTCCATGGCGCCGGCACTTTCGTGGCGGACCGTGGAAGCGAAGATCCTGCCCTGCGGAGCGACAAGCCCGACACCCTCTCCGCGTCGCCGCAAGAACCTCTGGATCTGCGACCTGGCGACCTCGACCCCGCGTTGCTTGCGAGCTCGGCCTGGAGAGGAATGTGGCGGGCAGCCCGGCCGTCCAGCGCGCCCCCACCCACCGCTGGTCTGTTCGAACTGCGTGACGAAATCGCCGGCTATCTCGGTTCCGCACGAGGCCTGGCGTGTGATGCCCAAGAGATCGTGCTGTGCGCCGGCACCGGTGAAGCGATCGTGCTGCTCACCTTGGCCTTCGGCTGGGCAGGAAATGCTCCCGTTGCCGTCGAAGACCCTGGATATCACCCGGTCCGTCGCGCGTTGGAGGCGGCAGGCGCTTCGTGGACGCCTTTCAACGCCTCCGATCCCGACCGCTATGTCGACCATCTCCGCGCGGTCTCACCGACACCGGCCGCTGTATACCTCACCCCCAGCCATCAATATCCATTGGGCTACCGCCTGAGCTACGACTCGCGACTGGAACTTCTTGACTGGTCAGCAACCACCGGAGCAATCCTGCTCGAAGACGACTACGACGGAGAATTCCGCTTCGGCGTGCCGCCGATCAGCAGTGTCGCCGCGATGGCACCGAACGCGAACTGTATCTACGTCGGGACCGTGTCCAAGGCGCTGGACCCCGGTTTGCGCGTCACCTATCTGCGGGTCCCCCCGCACCTCCTGCCGCGGGTGCTGGAGGTTCGCGCTGCGATCGGCGCCACCGTCTCCGCACCATGTCAGTGGGCGCTGCACGAGCTACTCAGAACAGGCGGACTCACCCGCCACGTCGCCAGAGTCCGCAAGGTGTACCGAGACCGGCGGAAAGCATTGGTCGATGCCCTCGAAGCGCTCCCATCCCACCCTCAGATCCAAGGCGCCGACGCAGGCCTGCACCTGGTTCTGCCCCTCCCGCAGAGCATGTCAGCCGCGACTGTCGCCCGCCAAGCCCGGCGCCGCGGAGTCCTGATCGCCGATCTGGACGAGTTTCGCACCGTGCCTGATCCCTCGAACCCCATTCTGGCGCTCGGGTACTCGAAAGCCAACCCGTCGGAGATCCGCCGGGCCGTACGGGTTCTCGCTGAATTACCGGCGTTCCAGCCGGGTCAACGCCAACCGAGTTTCTAA
- a CDS encoding pyridoxamine 5'-phosphate oxidase family protein encodes MTHTPLSANSEDVADDALPVNEETQVHRYRWLQRTSRSDLYEVLEAGLIAHVGFLRDGKPMVIPMAYALVDGHMLMHGSTGAGLNRTAKQGVELCATISICDGLVYAQNLFDSTLNYRCAIVFGTAIPVEGEAKTTAIKAISERLMPGRWNEVEPPTTRQMAATYVLKLALDQVSVKIRAGAPDDSPVDSIWTGYVPMVTQLLDPVAQEGVNAAEAPSLRPAISRFNDIAIRHLA; translated from the coding sequence ATGACCCACACACCGCTCTCTGCGAACAGCGAAGACGTCGCCGACGACGCTCTGCCCGTGAATGAGGAAACACAGGTTCATCGGTACCGTTGGCTGCAGCGCACCAGCCGGTCGGATCTGTACGAGGTACTGGAGGCTGGTCTCATTGCTCACGTCGGCTTCCTGCGAGATGGGAAGCCCATGGTGATACCAATGGCGTACGCCTTGGTCGATGGTCACATGCTGATGCACGGCTCCACCGGTGCGGGATTGAACCGGACGGCAAAGCAAGGGGTTGAGTTATGTGCCACTATCAGCATCTGCGACGGGCTCGTCTACGCACAGAACCTATTCGACTCCACTCTCAACTACCGCTGCGCCATCGTCTTTGGCACGGCGATACCCGTCGAAGGTGAAGCAAAGACGACCGCCATCAAGGCGATCTCCGAAAGACTCATGCCGGGCCGTTGGAATGAGGTCGAACCCCCGACTACCCGTCAAATGGCTGCAACATACGTGCTCAAGCTCGCTCTCGACCAAGTGAGTGTGAAGATCCGTGCTGGTGCCCCGGATGATTCTCCCGTCGACAGTATCTGGACAGGTTATGTGCCAATGGTCACCCAACTCCTGGACCCTGTAGCACAAGAAGGGGTGAACGCGGCAGAGGCGCCGTCGTTACGTCCGGCCATTTCTCGGTTCAACGACATCGCTATCCGCCACCTGGCATGA
- a CDS encoding type I glutamate--ammonia ligase: MTIAPNIQATTTNRTSTGVPGFVERYANWTDEQSDRAAVLAGRMDAGEFDMIRVSFVDPHGFPRTKWLAPQVFSSALRSGLDYSLAPFIQDTGQDIAVDLFARGVGHDLPEFEGSSDFVAVPDPLTFRSLPWAPRTGWVLADEFFKTGSRLPLSPRNALRQQVQRLERRGQTYVVGLEIEFYLTRLVRNELSFGDVGGFGTPGTAPTVQPVDLGYQFNGDDHLDQIADFLMPLCGTLVDLGLPLRSAEHESGPGQIEITFEPLEGLAGADAVILFKAAVRQFARRNGFHASFMCKPALQGCDPSGWHLHQSIADSQTGHNLFMSDVPGQLVSQLAENFAGGLIANAAASSLFTTPTINGYQRYSESHTLAPTLAGWADDNRGAMIRVLGAPHDPSPDFSGIIAGDGV, encoded by the coding sequence ATGACCATCGCTCCCAACATTCAAGCTACGACCACGAATCGGACATCAACGGGCGTGCCCGGATTCGTAGAACGCTACGCGAACTGGACCGATGAACAGTCGGATCGCGCAGCGGTCCTCGCCGGTCGAATGGATGCCGGCGAATTCGACATGATTCGTGTCTCATTCGTCGATCCCCACGGATTTCCGCGTACTAAATGGCTTGCTCCTCAAGTGTTTTCATCAGCTCTGCGCAGCGGACTCGACTACAGCCTGGCGCCATTCATACAGGATACCGGCCAGGATATCGCCGTAGATCTGTTCGCCCGCGGAGTGGGCCACGACCTTCCTGAGTTCGAGGGGTCATCGGATTTTGTCGCTGTTCCCGATCCTCTGACGTTCCGCTCGCTGCCGTGGGCGCCTCGAACAGGCTGGGTACTCGCCGACGAGTTCTTCAAGACCGGTAGCCGTTTACCGCTGTCCCCACGGAATGCTCTACGCCAGCAAGTCCAACGGCTCGAGCGTCGAGGACAAACGTACGTCGTCGGGCTGGAGATCGAGTTTTATCTCACTCGACTTGTGCGGAACGAGTTATCTTTTGGCGACGTCGGCGGATTCGGGACGCCGGGGACTGCTCCAACCGTTCAGCCGGTCGACCTCGGTTACCAGTTCAATGGCGATGACCATCTCGATCAGATTGCGGACTTTCTCATGCCACTGTGTGGCACCCTCGTCGATCTGGGTTTGCCGCTGCGCAGTGCTGAGCACGAATCAGGGCCAGGGCAGATCGAGATCACGTTCGAACCGCTAGAAGGACTTGCTGGCGCTGATGCAGTCATTCTCTTTAAGGCAGCGGTGCGACAGTTCGCCCGGCGTAACGGATTTCATGCCAGTTTCATGTGCAAGCCTGCCCTGCAAGGCTGCGACCCGAGCGGATGGCACCTCCACCAGTCGATCGCCGACAGCCAGACTGGTCACAATCTCTTCATGTCCGACGTACCTGGGCAGCTGGTATCGCAACTCGCGGAGAACTTCGCCGGTGGTTTGATCGCAAACGCGGCGGCATCCAGTCTTTTCACCACGCCGACAATCAACGGCTATCAGCGATATTCCGAATCGCACACACTCGCACCGACTTTGGCAGGCTGGGCTGACGACAATCGTGGAGCGATGATTCGAGTGCTCGGCGCGCCGCACGACCCTAGCCCAGATTTTTCGGGGATTATCGCTGGTGACGGCGTGTAG